Proteins from a genomic interval of Loxodonta africana isolate mLoxAfr1 chromosome 25, mLoxAfr1.hap2, whole genome shotgun sequence:
- the SLC30A10 gene encoding calcium/manganese antiporter SLC30A10 isoform X1 — protein sequence MGRYSGKTCRLIFMLVLTVAFFVAELVSGYLGNSIALLSDSFNMLSDLISLCVGLSSGYIARRSSRSAQATYGYARAEVVGALSNAVFLTALCFTIFVEAILRLARPERIDDPELVLIVGALGLAVNLVGLLIFQDCAAWFASCGRGRRRRRQQQSRAEGGAFGGPQGAQSRPQAATPTAPHADSAVTLRVAPAERKEEKGATVFSNVAGDTLNTQNEPEETVKTKKKSEALNIRGVLLHVMGDALGSVVVVITAIIFYVRPLKTEDPCNWQCYIDPSLTVIMVIIILSSAFPLIKETASILLQMVPKGVNVEELMSKLSSVHGVSSVHELHIWELISGKIIATLHIKYQKGKGYEDANVKIREIFHNAGIHSVTIQFENVDLEETLQQKDLLLPCSSPCISKSCARQLCCPPEALPLGHVNGCVEHNGYPTLDVYGSDGLSKRNMAEVAIDVPSEGYLSVYGQAHKPTQEEEHYVNCTHF from the exons TTCATGCTCGTGCTCACCGTCGCCTTCTTCGTGGCAGAGCTGGTCTCGGGCTACCTGGGCAACTCCATCGCGCTGCTCTCCGACTCCTTCAACATGCTCTCGGACCTGATCTCGCTGTGCGTGGGGCTGAGCTCCGGCTACATCGCCCGGCGGTCCAGCCGGAGCGCCCAGGCCACCTACGGCTACGCCCGCGCCGAGGTGGTGGGCGCGCTGAGCAACGCCGTCTTCCTCACCGCGCTCTGCTTCACCATCTTCGTGGAGGCCATTCTGCGCCTGGCCCGGCCGGAGCGCATCGATGACCCGGAGCTGGTGCTCATCGTGGGCGCCCTGGGGCTGGCGGTCAACCTGGTGGGGctgctcatcttccaggactgcGCCGCCTGGTTCGCCAGCTGTGGccggggccgccgccgccgccgccagcaGCAGTCACGGGCCGAGGGCGGCGCTTTCGGGGGGCCCCAGGGCGCGCAAAGCCGACCGCAGGCCGCCACCCCGACAGCCCCCCACGCAGACTCGGCCGTGACCCTCCGGGTGGCCCCGGCggaaaggaaggaggagaagggGGCGACCGTGTTCTCAAACGTAGCAG GTGATACTCTGAACACCCAGAATGAACCTGAAGAAAcagtgaaaacaaagaaaaagtccGAAGCTCTGAATATCAGAG GTGTACTTTTGCATGTGATGGGAGATGCCCTGGGCTCCGTGGTTGTGGTGATCACGGCCATCATATTCTATGTGCGTCCCCTGAAAACCGAAGACCCCTGTAACTGGCAGTGCTACATTGACCCCAGCCTAACCGTGATCATGGTcatcatcattttgtcatctgcctTTCCACTCATCAAGGAGACTGCATCCATCCTGTTACAGATGGTCCCCAAAGGAGTTAACGTGGAAGAGCTGA TGAGTAAGCTGTCTAGTGTGCATGGAGTTAGCAGTGTACATGAGTTGCACATCTGGGAACTTATAAGTGGAAAGATCATTGCCACCCTGCACATCAAGTATCAAAAGGGCAAGGGATACGAGGACGCCAATGTCAAAATTCGAGAAATCTTCCACAATGCAGGAATCCACAGCGTGACCATCCAGTTTGAAAATGTGGACTTGGAGGAGACCCTGCAGCAAAAGGACTTGCTCCTGCCCTGCAGCTCACCCTGCATCTCCAAGAGCTGTGCCAGGCAGCTGTGCTGTCCTCCCGAGGCACTGCCCCTGGGCCACGTCAATGGCTGCGTGGAGCACAATGGCTATCCGACCCTAGATGTGTATGGAAGTGACGGCCTCAGTAAAAGAAACATGGCGGAAGTGGCTATTGATGTGCCTTCGGAGGGCTATCTAAGTGTCTATGGACAAGCTCATAAACCTACTCAAGAGGAAGAACATTATGTAAACTGCACACACTTTTAA